In the genome of Hevea brasiliensis isolate MT/VB/25A 57/8 chromosome 14, ASM3005281v1, whole genome shotgun sequence, the window ATATGGTGAAATGATCACATTGTATAGAAAAACCAAGCTATCACAGGGAACTCACTCTTGCAACATGAAGTGAATAAGTTAAAGCAGCTGCAAATTGATTGCTTATGGTAACAGTTTATACTGCTGAATGGGACTTTGGACACTTAGACCTAAAAATGGTAAGGGTAGATAAAATATGATTGTAGCAAAGCATTTCAAGAATCAAGATGTTTGAAAATTCATGTTATCAGATGAGTTAGGTAGTGATAATGGAACACATAGTATCCACATTAAAATGGCTGCATTTGTTTCAGCATCATAATAACAACTTATGCTATTGACCATTTCATTTTTCACACACACAATCAAGTCCATGATCTCTGCACTGGCAGCCATATCTCACCATATATCATCTGAGTAAAATAACAATTAAAGGGTCCTAGAGGTGAAAACAAGATGAAAGATTTAATACTTACAACTGGATGTAACGACATTTTGGTAATAGTTCCATGGGACTGGCCGCTGAATCATTACACCGTCATCCTTTACAAGAGGCAGTGATCCTGGGTTTGGAATTGTATTTATCTGAATGCCACCAGTCTTATCCCATGAAATATGACCACCACACCAATACTTTATGTACCAATGAAGCCCAGATGCAAGTTCTACAGCAGTGGTGCCTTTAATTCTGAAAGAGACAGATATAAAAACCAAGTATATCTCAAAGACACCAAAAATATACCATAATTTTGTTTTGAAGTACAGGGAATTATACACAACTACACAAGGGAAAAATACATGTCCAGAAATTTAAAATCCCTGTATTGCCTCATAATCAGGAATTACAAATGTATCCATTATAAATCTTACAATTACCGTGTTTCAGTTTCCACCATATGTTCCCTTAAATATAAGTTTATCATCCACAATATGATGAAAGACAAAATTTTAGGACTATGTCGTTCAATTACCTAAATCTTACATCCTTTTCTTTTTGAGAATTGAAAGGCAAAAGATCAAATTATATATAGGTGTTTCATGACAATTGTTTTAGTTGTAACCGGAAGTTGAAACCATCACTGACATAATGGCAAAATCGATAAATAAAATAACAAATCCAATAAGAGACTACACTAATACACATTTAATCTGCAGGAGAGGGCAATAAATTCCAGAAAAGAAATCCACATATTAAATTGACTTAAGGCAGTTACCCAACATTACAGAGAGACTTTGTAATCATGTTCAACAAGTATTGCAACAAAATCAAATGTGTGAAAAGCAATGCACTTCTATTTGTCAGCAAAAATCAAACATACATACATAATCTCAGGCCCACTGTGGCTCAATTGGTTGTAATTGTTTATCAGAAAGCAACTGCGACCACCACAAACATCCTGATAGTTGAAAGTGAAATCAATTAGCAACAGTGATTATAATGCAAAAACACAATAGCACATAGACCCTTGGAACCACAATACCTAAGTTACCAACTTTTAGAACTTAAACCACCCATAAAaactaatataaattaaaatagtgCAAACACTCTACACTATAACTAAGCAAAGCATCGAGCAAAAGTGCCCTATATAAATAGCGAAATTATTGAGAGgaaaaaaataagggagacagaaAAATTCCAGTTTGCTAAAGTGGAGTTATTTCAATTGTTATCAAACAAGTAAACAGAGTactgaaagagaaaaaaaaaaaaataaatgaataaaaataaagCATACCCCAGCTGATGTAAAGCAATATAAAGAGTCGAACCACAgaactaagaaaaaaaaaatcattaatccTAAAGCGGGTTATGCACCTTGGAGACAATCTTGAATTCAAAGCTGTGTAAGTGGGAAGGAAGCAATCTTTGTAAAACACCTTTAGCTGCTGATTCTTGAACTAATGGGGAGGACCGTTTAGAATCCAAACGATTAACCACAACATCTATAACTTCGTTTGTTAAACTTGACAAGGCTACTGGTAACAGTAGTAGCATTAGTATAGCAGTTAATTTAGAAATGGAAAGAGGCAAAGAAGGTAGATGAGACATGGTTGCTTATTCTGGGCAGAGGAAAGTAGATGATGAACAGATGTAGCGATCAAAGGCTCAGTTTTGAAGAGTCATTTACATTTcaggaaaaaaaaatggaaacacTGACATGATTTGGATGAACCAACAAAAAATTGAAGTCAAAGACTTTTCAGACATGATTGAGGGTATAAACATGGGCAACGACTTGCCTATCGGATTCGTGTTGCATAAACGATGTCGTTTTATACCAGAGCCAAAAACTTTTAACGGGTCAAAGAGCAGGAAAAAAAGATGAATCTTTAAGCGACGAATCTTGTCAATCCAACGGCACACAGAACGCCACGTAAGCACCCAAACTACTCCCTTCAAAGCACAAGCTTTTTAAACCCTCGGAAAACCCTAGCTCTTCCTCCTCCTTCAAGTATCAGAGCCAAAAACTTACTCCAGTAGGACCAATACCAAAATTGAAGCTTTCCTATTTATACAATACATATATAGAAACACGGTTATAAGCCTTCAATTTTAGAGCAATTAGAACATGGAGGTGGAAACTGTAAATAACGTGATGTGCCAATTCACAGACCGGGAAGAGAAGGCTCTTGGAGCTCCCTTGTATCTTCCTCTGAACGCGTGTCCACAACAGCCTCAACAAATAGTCAATAAGCTTCTCAACAATCTAATTTTATAAATTCCTGTTGTTCTGTGCGTCAGTGTGATACTGGGTCCTTTCGATTGCTGAGAAATTGGTAGGAAAAGTAATATAATCATTGGTTTTTTAATATCTGTTAACAGTGGAATGAATAACTAATTGGTTTTTTGTTGGAAAAGTAAAGTTACCCTTTGTTTGGATCCAGAGAAATGgccagaagagaagaaaaaagaaaaaaaattataatttatcacaAGATAGCAAATAGAGGAAAGAACgagaaaaaatgaagaaaaatgagggaaaattatattttttaattttctttcatagattcaaaatattttgaaatgaaatagaGAAAAATGAAGAGGATTaagtattatttatattaaaattatttctaCACGTTTAATAttgtataataataaaattataaatttataataattaaataattttattagaagataaattttatttctcctctattttaataaaatatccgaataatagaaaagaaatttaatttttttttcttttctcttcctttctcCTTTATTTTCTTGCTCACCAACCAAAAGGTTAAAGTCTTGATGGGTATATGAACTACTTAAAAATGTGTGTGCTCTGTGATTAAGTAATTAAATTGTTATTTTTATGGCTTGAAatttgaatatattttttaatagacTCAAATTATGATCCGATCCGAAAGTTTTGTGCTGCGACccaattgggataaaaagtgagatcagtGTTGGTAGCAGAGGGCACGGCTCGATGTCCTGCggtatggaccagtataaatattgtatcttactatttttatcatagttgaaCTCTTTCTCTTATCTTGTCCGTTGACGTAGACCTTAAGTTGAACCAcattaaatcctgtgttattcttcttcttttttcaatactgtgtgattgtgcgatttgtaTGTGTTTTAGATTTACGTGCTTGTTATAACATAAACAATGCATTACTgttaaatggaagagaagaaaacCAAAGACAGTGAGAATTTGCCATATTCTTTCTACATATCAGGCCAGGAGCTTCTTGTTTCACTTGaaacttacagaaaaataaaggttAGTATTTGAACATGTTGTAATTGCAAATTGGaataaaatgttaaaaaataGGTAGACTTTGTTTTGGAATTTCAAGTTTGTGATTAGCGCTTATGTATGCTAGTTCAAGCCATTCACCATAGAGGATGCTCCAGAATTTATATACTAGTACAATCAAAGCTAATAAGCCATTAGAAATTAAGAATTTctgtcaaattttttattaaattcttaatttatggaATCATATACATGTTAAAATGAGACCTTAAGTTTATCTTTTATTTCATGtctagagaaaaaaaatttattatcttTATAATGTGCAGAATACATGCTAAAGGAAATATTTGATAAGCTTGATCTGAACTTTTCTTGATTGATGATAAATCCCTATTTGTTGGCCAAACCATACTTTGCTTGGGAAAAAATTATGGAAAAATTCTCCTATTATTGTAAAATTTCATTCAATGTTGGAAGATAAGAAGATACTTGAACAAGCATGGATTGTGCAGCAAATACTGTCAGATTTCTCATTCCTCTAAATAGACATAGAGAGATGACAAATTTTGACTTGATCTGTAACACCTCTacatgcatagcttggtatatttcactgttccgattaccggtatcggtccggacaattaagggaattagaaccacatctaagacacctagataagcactgaatacaaataattagtgattgtcagatagttaaaaataaataagaaaaacagaacataaaagattaaatgagccgggagtcacagcgatgggtgaccttcttgggaaatgactgcgaggtcagtcctaaccctactTTTGAACCGGAAAATGTGATGCCGCTGTCCTAAAGATTATtgtgaacctagtggaaaagagaaactaacagaaaagagctgataagtatgtcaaataattaggtcagggattcgaaaaaaaaatatcaaattatttccaaaccggatcagaccggcgaggggcaatttggtcaatttactcatagaggtgactcttgacctaactgtccaataaaattggagaaacgaaaatttcagaatctaaaattaaattaaagaacaatagaaaaattaaaggaaaaagaaaaacaatgAAAATTGGttttattacatcatttaggtgatatcatgtatgatgtcaaaatgaaattttaattattgaaatttttgaccaagtcaaaattaacttaaattagacataaaatacataaaaattaaaggaaaaatcaCTTGTCTTCCCCCAAGAGTTTCATCCAACTCCTCCCTCACTCCCACCTCCATTtccatcctccattaaagcttgatgcAAGCTTTTAATCCCATAAATTAGCCCTAAATTACCCAAAATTACTACATAAATCCTTGCTATcttcacttgagaaggagattgaagaagaaaaagaaaggagaaaagggAAGAATTGAGGAATTGGAAAATTAAACAAAGGTTAGTGAGCTAAACTTGTGATCTCTAGTTTAATTTATGTGTTTCTAGTTAAAGTAACTTAGAATTGATGGCAGAAATGAAATAAATCAAGTGGGAGGACTTatagtgaaattcggccagcaataagggggggggggggtgagaAATTTCATGATTTGATGAAATTGAAGTGTTGAttaggttgaatgaagtatgtagATTAAGGATCTACACTTTGATTTCATTAAAGTGAATAAAAATtagaattagggttcttaagtgttgaaattgggagaaaaattggaggaaatggtcaaatgatgcaaatgaccttaattgaggttagaaatggtcaattgggaccatttgtgatgtgttggaATTAGTAGAATTGAAAAGCAATTCGAATTGATTAGGGGTCCCAATCTGATAGTTTGACCtatgtccctttgagggaccaaaactgaaattttacaaacccaattggtataaggccaattgagagtgaaaataaacacataatgacacatttttcatatagaaaccatgctcagaaaatgacattaacatagtgaacaattaggtcaaattcgggtaatgtgcactgccactgtaccaaaatgaccaaatgaacaattgcactccactgtaccaaaatgaccaatttgttcatttggccataacttgggctagacaggtctaaatgacctgatttttgtggcattggaaaggcatgacatagaactacaacttttatgaagaacaccaacccaaatgcTGCCCATAACTAGGTCATTTTGCTACCCAAAGTTAGTggtccaaaattgccagaacctaaACAAGCTCAGAATTTTGGGTTAAAAACCAATCCTGCCAGccttattcaaatggccatatcttgggttacaaaactccaaatgaagttattcaaaaagagaattaaagataagacaatgagGAATAACTTttgtgaaggacacttagccaaattctcacagtaaccaggctaatggaatagtgcaaaacatggtacaaaaactgaaaatttgaaattgtcattaggagacttaaaaattgaaggggcaatcaaaaccaacaaattaggcacccaaaatgtggtatgtgggtgtaatttgaATTCACAtacttattaagcatgagaaagttaacattttaacttgaatagtgccacgaatagtaaccccaaaatgtaaatttttaagaacatgattttaagcatattaagattagaattaagtaaacataaatttttttattagatttattataagttgtgatactgaaacactgcaaattgtgtgtttcagttgagaaTAATAcggagaaaggaaaggaaacatcgagtcaaggcctagaggcaactcccaCGAGATTTGTGCACAGCATaaaaattttttgtaaattttctttggcaaattgttttgaatgaataaattgtgacttgtttgtattgaaaattttgatttaatggaacaatatgcttttgacctaaattgttagaaaatttattggtatgtgatgaattataaataaatgtttagaaaattgttaagatagttttgaaaccacagtgtcatgactatttatctgaatgtctcactagcatgactagtgggaggaaatagttttgaattccctctttgactgaaatgttgaggtgtgtgccagtagaggaagaaatttggattgggtacccatagtttgagttaGCTAGCCTTCACTACAAGAAAATATCGAAATAGAAACCAAATTTAGAAATGGAACTATATCGGTTTGTGATTTAAAATGGCTTTTCAAATAGAAATTGAATAGAACGGGTTAATTATGTCATAAACCGATTAGCAACAGATTTGAAACCGAAATTTGAAATGGAAcataatcggtttctaaattttgTGTCAAAATTTAGCAGCAAATTTAACAACGatttagaaaccgattagaaACCGACATTTGAAACTGAATTATACTCCGTTTTTAATTTAAAGATTCAAAACTAGTCAATTATATTTAAGTCATATTAGAAACCGATTATAGTCGGTTTCTAATATCGGTTTCTAATTCCTATTTATAGTTAGAAACTGatttatatatatttcaaaattaatgtaatttttattttatttattaaattttaaagtcaaAATAGAAACCGACATCTATCGATTTCTACTTTGTATGTTTACACTTAGAAACCGATATCGttcggtttcaaaatttatctattttatgttttatttcataaattttaaagtcAATTTAGAAATCGATTTCTAATTTCTTTTAGTTCAATTTAGAAACCAAGATTTTGGTTTCAAAATAAAGGTGTTTTCCATTTATATTTAGAAACTGATTTATATCGGATTcaaaatttatgtaatttttattttatttattaaattttaaagtcaaAATAGAAACCGATACCTATTGGTTTCTAATTTTATATTTACACTTAGAAACCGATAGTTTTcggtttcaaaataaatttaaaagtcaatttagaaaccgattctagttggtttctaatttttctttgtttaatttagaaaccgattgcttTTCAGTTTCAAAATGAAGttgttttctatttatatttagaaaccgattacatcagtttcaaaattaatataatttctattttatttattaaattttaaagtaaaaaatagaaaccgatagttgtcggtttctaatttctatatttacattttGAAATCGATGCTAGTCGGTTTCAATCGATGCTAGTCGGTTTCTAATTCCTTTTTGCTTAATTTAGAAACTGATTGCTTTCGgtttcaaaatgaaattattttctgTTTATATTTAGAAATCGATTTATATCGATTTCAAGATtaatataatttctattttatttattaaattttaaaataaaaaatagaaaccGATAGCTGTCGGTTTCTAATTTCTATATTTACACTTAGAAATCGATTCTAGtcgatttttaatttctttttcataATTTAGAAATTGATTACTTTCgattttaaaatgaaattattttctatttatatttagaaCCCAATTTATATAGGTTTCAAAATTAATCTTGACCAGATTTATATCGGTTATCCAAACCAGATCACCCTCTAATCTCTACTATAAATTGACCTTATTCTTTATAGCAAACCCTAACACTTTTTCTACTGTAGTGTTGTGCTGCCTTGTGTGTGCCATGTGCTCTCCCCTTTCCTAACTAGAGAAAAAAACCTCAAGAATCAtatgttacttttttttttttttttctgttttctgGAGTACACCATCCCTCGAATCCCATCCGGATCAACCACAAAACCCGGGGGTCTACAAAAGCCAAGAACTCAGGGTTTTGAATACAAAGCAATGTTCACAATCCCCTTTTCTAACAACTCCTGTACAAGTCTCTCCATCACAGCCTTCCCTAATCCAATCCCCTGATACGAAGGATCCACCACCATGTCCCAGATGATGGCATTGAAAACATTGTCCCCTGTGGCTCTAGCAAATGCAACTGGCTTCTGGGTTTTCTTGTGCTCCACCCAGAGGAGCGAGTTCGTGTTCTCCAATGCCAGTTTGATCTTCTCCTATTGCCAGTTTGATACCCATATAGCAATTTTTTGTTTTTGGTTGACGGGGGAATTTTTTGAGGGTTCTCATTTGAGGAATTGTCAGGTTGAATGGGGATTGAGACAAGTAAGGCTAACAAGAAGGAAAAGAACTCTTATGAATTGGAGAAAGAAAAGAATCCAATTCTGGACCCGTATCCAAATCCAGAAACCAATACGAATACCAAAGGGAAGAAGAGCCAGCGACGGCACCACAAGAAGGCGGTGGTGGTATCGCCGATTGAAAAACTGTATGACACCTGCGAGGAAGTATTTTCCGTTGGTGGCCCTGGAATTGTTCCCCCTCCTGATAAAATCGAAAAGCTGAGGGCGGTTTTCGGTATGTGATTTCTTTTGTCCTTTTCTCCTTAGCGTGTGGTAAGGTTGGTGAGAGGTTTTTAATCAATTTGATTCAAGtattgaaaattataattttttagaagGGGCAGCCATTAAAATTTAATGATCTGGTGGCATTAGCTGCATTTTAGTATTGGTTTATGGGGTTAATTTTGGCAATTCTGATTAGGCAATTTATTCATACCATAAAATGAAAATGGTTCTTTGTTAGTTGTTATTTGTGTATCATGTACTTATCTATTAGTATGTCAACATTGGCATAATTGCTCTTGATGGAGACTTAAATTTTACATCCAAAGATTGCCATTAGGACTTACATTACCTCTTCCATGGCAATGGTTTCTTGTTGCCATATTGTTGACTTTGTAGCGTTTTCATCTTCTTGTACAATCATGCTTTATGAAACTTATTAATTCTGGTTTGGTGTGGTCAGCTGCCAGTTGTTTTATTTTAATCATGGTTTATTTTGACCATGTTTTTCTATGGGGAGTGGACATTGATATCTTCCTATTTTGTCCCTTTAATTGTACAgttgtgtattttttttttaggaaTGGGACATTGATATCTTCCTATGTTGTCCCTTTAATGGTatatttgtgtattttttttaaaaaaaatcttgtTGTGGAACTGAAGTTATTGAATTAAAAAGGGTGTTTATTTGTACCATATGTTTGCTATGCTAGCTCTTTCACTTACCTTCTTTTTGTGTATTCCCCTTGGATCAAAGTGTTGTTATTTCCTTAATGTTTCTGCCTTTCGTTTATTCTGCcacttttcaattttattttaatagcaATTGCCATTATATATGTTTTTATGGATGTTAGAtatatttgaaattaattatttggtctGTTTGAAGTTTCTTTTTTAGCCATttgtctataaaatttgcagaattgAGAATAGAGCACAGATCTTTGGCTCTGATTCTGCAAAATTAACTTTATTGTTTTCTCATTTACTTTGTAGTTGATTTTTTAATGGCTGCTTCCTTGTCTCTAGATGACATCAAACCAGAGGATTTTGGTCTGAGTCCGGAGATGCCATATTTTCGTGCACTTGCTGCTGGGAGAACCCCTAAAATAAAATACCTTTGTATCCATATATCTGACAATTTCTCGGTGCGTAGGGCTTTGAGGTGCATTTATAGTAAATTTGAGACTTGGGGAAGTATGTTTTAATTTGGGTTCTCTAATTTTTCTATTGTTACAGATGGGTATCTTCTGCTTCCCGCCATCAGGTGTGATACCCCTTCATAATCATCCTGGAATGACTGTTTTTTGCAAGCTGATATTTGGGAAGATGCACATTAAATCGTATGACTGGGTGGTTGATGGCCCTTGCAATGTGTCTGCTGTGGCGAATCCTTCCGATGGTgaatgtctctctctctctcttaagtgTGATTATTCATACCTTATGTGTGATATTGGAACCTTATAAATAGAAGTTGCTAGAGCAGCTTTAAACCTTGGTGGAACGATGCTAGGTTACTATCCTGTTAGAGTGTTACCTTCAAAAACTGCCATCCTTCTAGTGAATCCTACATTTCTGCCTAGGGTATGAATAACTCTGGCCCTTTTTGGTTGTGTTAGCTTATGTTTTTTTGTACTGTCTTAGCATGTACTTAAGGTTGCATGACACAGATGGCTTTGCCATTTTGCTATAAGGCTTACTGATTGCAGCTTGTTTCTTCAGACTTATTTAATTTTCCAGTTAATAATTCCATTAAATCTGCAGGCTTCTCAGGCTGAAGTAAAAAATTTCTTTGAATCAACCTGTGGTGAGGTGAGGACAGAAATAAAAGATATCCCCTTCCCTCCCCAAAAAGAGTTGGCTGTAAGGAGCATCCCAATGTTTGACTGCccttttttttcttgtatatTTTTTCATTCATAGAATCATAGGTTATCCGCTTGAGGCTTTTGGGGGATCATGTCCATTCAAGTCGTATAGCTTTTGTTGAATTTGCCATGGTGAGTTTGTGTTCACAGCacttaaatgagtgtaaattctGAGAGCTGCATTGTTATGGGAATTTTGCTTGTGCTTAGTTTTCCTTGTGCTTAGTTTTCCTTGGATTTtaatatgtctttcttcattcatcCATTCTTGCGTCTGTTTATCTGTTTGTTATCATAGCTACCTTAGCAATATCATTACCATAACTTTTTACTGCATCTTTAATAGATTTTGAAGTGTAACATGAGTTACTCCTCTCTCcatgtgtgtgtgtatgtgtgtgtgtgtgtgtgtgcgtgtgcGCGCACGCGAGCGCGCGTGTATTGAATAATAGCTGCCTTGATGTAACAGTATTGGGCATTCATTAGTGCTAATTTGAATGAGCTTCCCTTAACAATATATTCTAGCATATTATCTTCTTTGTGGAGGGGGTACAGAGGTTTGGAAGGTTGCTTGACTATTTTGAAATCTATTTTTAAAGTTTCAAATTTTACCTTGTTGGAGATCTAAGTAAAATTCAAGTTTCAACATTCTATGCCTAGTTAGATTTTACTTGGTATAgaatgttgaaaattgaattttcATATTTAAGTCCTTCATATTGAACTAATGGAAAGGGAATTGTCCTGCTTTCTATTTGCTTAAAGAGTAATTTTGCATTCACTTTTACTCATTGAGGTGCTTTTCCTTGATGCAAATTATGGCTTTATCCTTGATTTGACTATGGGGCATAATTAATGTTTGAAGAGATATTATTATGGGACCAGAATATTCATGAATAAATATGGAGTGGAATGGTCCAGATCTTCTTGCTAGCATGGGTATTTACCGAGAAAATATGGCCAGACATGACTTGGTTCACTTTTGTGATATTGTAATCTATTTATCGCCCAATACTGAAGTTTGTAGGTTGGAGTCTATATTGGATTTCTTAGGGTTTCAATTGCATTGCAAGTGTATACTTTTCTTTgcatatattaaatttatgaacTTCATAATTTAATAAAGATATCCTTTTCTccaatgttttatttattttatctatgatagaatttttaattttcttgtattattgagaTTTGATAATATATTATATGCTTCACTATAAAAAATAAtgcattaaataaataaaaataaaaatttttacagTAATTTAAAACGGATTAGAAattgaatttcatttttaatttgaaaCAAAAAAGTATTTGGTTAcaaaataaaatgattttattttattttattatgcttAAAAACGGATTTAAAAAAGAAATTCTGTTTCTATTTAAAAACCGAAtatattttgattttaaaaagTGTTTTATTTTTGTTCCGATTATAAACTGATTTGAAACGGGAACCCGTTTCAGATTATTAGAAACTGATATATTTTGGTTACTAACTTGAAACAGATTTAGAAACCGAAGTTGTTCAGTATCTAATTTTGGAACGAAAATATCAATTTCAAATTGGTTTCAGAATTAGAAACGGACGTCATATtccgtttttaatttatttataaacctACGAATTGTAAACCGACTATTTCGATTTCAAATCGATTTCTAACTGAAATTAAAAATCGATTTTCAATGTTTTGAAATCGAATTTTTGGTtactaattttcttttttcttgtagtgcttagtattcctcataagcctatggctattgagatgaacaatatattaattgcatgatatgactgtgtttttataaaatatgttttgtgacttctgaagtgaaaaattatttgattaaaattttaaattgtgttttgtatctgaGTACCATTTTCAGACCATATTGgaataattgtgatttaaattatgcataaattagtatttttagtatgttgtgcaccactgagtcattgtactcagcgatgacttttcattgctgttgcaggtagagagactagtaaagtagccgagtgagctgctgaggatcataGTACTACCTTTGGATCTTTTGTCGGGTATTACATTATACCCTTATTattcatatttattttgatatatatgACTGTATGTACATGTTGTAAATTGATCTTGAGCAATTGTACAGAActtgtattaattttattttgaatttcctaatgtaaatttagaCCGATGAATGTAAATCAATCTTTCTTTAATGGAATGTGAATGAAATTCTTTAGTATTAGTTTTGAACATAATTGAGTTGAGAATTAACTTGAAATGTGGAGTTTTAGAAAAATTGTGTTAATTTGAGTCGTGATGgtagttgattttgatgaaatgaattataggaagtgcttttctacaggtcaaaaattttagtttttctcaattacaaaattttacaaaatttgcacAAAAATAAAAATGGTCAAAAATTTTACCTAACTCTTAAACTTCGATTAaacgtttttaatacctgctagaaatgctcactaccttaaaaaagtaagaaaattgttttaaaatctcttgtagtgtgaagtttggtaattcattaggtatactacgggatcatattataccttacagaggggtacggTGTGACATGATATATCAATTCAACCTGAATCTGTCCAATTTAAAGTGATatgtaattcatttcaattcgcaTAAAATTCAAAATTGAGAGTTCAATTTGGCATGAAAGGAATCATATTTTTACTGTGAACCAGGGCCATAAACCATATCAAAGTGATTCAACAAATAATAAACAGAAGTTCATC includes:
- the LOC110659981 gene encoding plant cysteine oxidase 1-like isoform X1; its protein translation is MGIETSKANKKEKNSYELEKEKNPILDPYPNPETNTNTKGKKSQRRHHKKAVVVSPIEKLYDTCEEVFSVGGPGIVPPPDKIEKLRAVFDDIKPEDFGLSPEMPYFRALAAGRTPKIKYLCIHISDNFSMGIFCFPPSGVIPLHNHPGMTVFCKLIFGKMHIKSYDWVVDGPCNVSAVANPSDGRETSKVAE
- the LOC110659981 gene encoding plant cysteine oxidase 1-like isoform X2, whose protein sequence is MGIETSKANKKEKNSYELEKEKNPILDPYPNPETNTNTKGKKSQRRHHKKAVVVSPIEKLYDTCEEVFSVGGPGIVPPPDKIEKLRAVFDDIKPEDFGLSPEMPYFRALAAGRTPKIKYLCIHISDNFSMGIFCFPPSGVIPLHNHPGMTVFCKLIFGKMHIKSYDWVVDGPCNVSAVANPSDGECFSG